The following DNA comes from Salvelinus namaycush isolate Seneca chromosome 39, SaNama_1.0, whole genome shotgun sequence.
cattcattcattcaaccAAAGCCCAATATTAGTAATGACGTGAAAAGGTATTTACGATAGGACTACAAAAGACTACACCACTCTCAAAACAACAGCAGCTTTGCTGTGCTGCCCCATTTCTCTCCTCAAAAGTACCTtgctactttgtgtgtgtgtatagcagtccttctctcctcccttacTCAATCCGTCTCCCCTCACCCCATGTCTCTCCCCTCAGTGGTAGGAAACGCTGGTCCAAGCACTTTCTCCAGCTCTAAAGGGGGCTTCCTAGGCAAAGTAAGAGCCAACAGGCATGGACAGAGTGGGAATGATGCCGGAAAATCCCATATTTATCCCCTAACTTTTCTAAACCATGCCCCTTCTAACTCTGACCCCACCCAACCCGGAAGTACAACTATTGATCGTACCCCACGCTAGAGCCTTAAACACCCCTACAAAGTCACGTGAATGAATGCACTCGCAGCTACGACAATGCTTCAACTTTCCATGCATAAAAACAAATGGATGTTCTTTTGTCTATTTAAATGACTTTGAGGTTTAGTATTAGTTTATTGGGGCGAAATCCTAATTTAAGATAACACACAtaagataacacacacacataactcaAACGTTAATACACTCAGGTCTCCCATTCCAACATCTTAATGCCTGCTTCTCTATTAAGGATTTGGTCCATTATCTTGAATCTACTTCGTAAACAACATGTCACACACTTGCTTGGCTTGCTAACGTGGACACCATGGCCCCTGTGCTCATCTTAACAGTTCCTGATCCCTTCCAGATTCTTCCAGGTAAACTGTATGAACCAACAGAAATCCTCTTTTCAGTTCTCAGgctgactaactaactgactaacACAACCTCTAACCCACCCTTACAGGCGTAATCCATCACTGGGAGCAACTAAACTAACTAACCACTCTTAACTAATGCTGCACTGTTACTAATGCTCCTAAGCTTCTAGCTATGTATTTATTACATATAACAGAACTCCTGTGTCTGATTGGTATTTTTCTCTTTTGCTGTGTTTCCAGCCTTTGCTCTCGCAGCCTGTCCGCTTGTGGGAGCTGTGAGCATCTGAGTACCACATCACCCTCCTCCTCCAATCAGCAGCACTGTGTGCTGACCTTTGACCCTAGCCAGGGCGGTGGCCACCACTCCACCTCCACCCCAGCACCTCCTCTATCACTGGGACTCCTGAGGCTGCTGGAGGAGCAGGGCATTTCCGCCTCCACCCTCCCCTACCCTTACCACCAACTGACCCCACACACTGCCCACACACGCCCCACAACGGTAGAGGAAGAGCGGGGTGGAGGAACATGCACTATGGAGGAAGAAGGGAGaaggaacattttcagcttcaacCTGGTAGAGAAGCTGAGGAGTCTGGGACTTCACAAGGTGGCAGACCGAGGCGTGGTGGACtgaatggagaagagagagaagcaaTCAGGCAATACAGACATCCACCTAGAGTCTGATAAAGACTGGGAAAACttcttctccccttcctccttaATGGTCATTGACTTCAATCCATATACTGACTATGCACTGTACCGCCATTTTGTGTTTGGGGCCCACAGTAATACATCGTAAAATGGAACCTCAGGAGAACCATAGAGCCATACGTTGAGTTTCTGTTACGTGTATAGTCACTCTTCTGTTTGTAATGGACTCATGTATTGTAGATACCAGTTCTCCACGACAATGTGTGACATCATGATCATTCTCAGGAGAGTCACCTGATCACCGGTACGGCTGGCTTGAACACgcgcaagttttttttttttttttttaaatataatttaaaGATGAGGAACATCACAAAGAAAAACATGCGTTTCTTTTTTATacctgtgtttcgtgggtgtCGGATGGTTTTACACGGTATGAAAGACAGGGAAGGCTTCTCGTGGTGTTTATTATTATAGAATTTTTTTTGAAAGACCCCCACTGCTATgcttttttaatatatatttttttaccctcAAATACAATCACATGACCTTTTCATTACTTTGGGAAAGATTCAAGGTATCGTTATTTAAGAACCACCAAACTGACCACAGTTTGTCACACTTAAAAAACCCAAGATGCACTGGAATTCAGTATGACCTTCTGCATATTATCTGCTATTAGAAAATAAAGCATTTGTGGGTATTAACCACATTCACTTTACTGTAGTAAAACCACACTTCAATCACTCCCCGTTACAGAATGGTAGAGAGATTGATACACTGACTGAACTTCCTGAACGTTTGGGACATTATTGACATTCACTGAGGTATACTAATCTGCTCTTTACCCAAAAGCCCTCATTTAGCACTCGTGGTACTGTGCGTTTGCATGGCATCACACATCACCTGCTGCAAGTCACTGTAAAATGCTTTACTTCGAAATGCTGTCAATTATGTCAGTCATTGTAAACTTGTGCATTTAGTCGGATCTCACCAAAACCATTCAGGTAGTCTACCATGCTGTATGAAAGACAACAGAAAGTGACTGTAAAAGGTCTCGTCACTAGTCTATTGTGCTGGATCTGTGTTAACAGACCTTAAACTAAAGTGTTGTTGGTACAAATGTAATTCATGTCATCAGGAATAATGAAAGTGAGCTGtatgaattttttttttaatcaattgaTCATGGACTGCATGCTTTTTTGGATGCTCCTTCGGGTGTCTGGACAATCAATTGTAGATAAAAGGCGTAGGATACTGCAGATCAAAAGGGAAAATTATAGCAATTATGACCATTTGAATACAGAAGAAAATGAACCAAACAGCACTACATATATTTCAGATGTTGAAATTGACTACTCTTTGCTGAATTTTATGTTATGATCACTGAGATGCATGTCTGTATAAATTCTACCACATGTACATTAAAAAGTACATTGTATTTCCATCAGccacacatgcatgtgtgttctTTTTCTACTCAAAGGGACGGTTTCCCCGGACACATTAAGCCATTAAGAACACTTAATGTAGATTCTACAACCGGCCCATGTCCTAAATGAAGTCAAGAAATGTCCGTAGACATAGATACTGCAAACATGTTTATTTTGACACTTGGATAAAAATCAAAACTCATGATATAAGCCAATGAAAATATATACAATCTATTTCAAATAGGGATGTATTCCTGAGTAACGCCAGTGCAGGCAGACGTTCCTCAGTTGGCCTTTGGTACGTCTCTACTCTGCACCCCGCCGTCCAAAGTCGACCCATCCTTGGTAGTCCCGGCCCGGACACTGGTTCATCATCTCTGCGGACAATACAAACCTACATGAACCAAACAGAAAAGTTCAATGGGCATTTAAAGCAAACGACGATACATTTCACATTTGTCACGGTAGATgttagcatctctctctctctctcgcacacacacaagcacttgACTCGACACCACCACGTACCTGAGATGGCCTGCATGATTTGCTTGGACATGGACTCGCGCTGGTCCTCCGACAGGTGCGCCATCCTCTCCATCCGTGCCATGCTCGTTTGAGTGTCTTGCTCCCGCTTAGCGACGTTCTCCGCAGCATTCCACACTGCCTCCCTCCTGGCCAGTAGCTGTGGCAGTATCCCACCCTGTTTGGTGTTGCCATCCGACTTGGATACGGGTGATGTCAAACCAACCCCCACTAGCGCTGCCATGAGGACGCACACCAACAATCCACTCATTGCCATGCCTGGACACAGAAGAAGAGTTTTCTTACAATATAGCTTCAGATTATTAAAAGTAGGGaatacaaaaacattttttttgcatgGAAGTGACAGTGGCAATTACCTTAAAAGAGAGGTGACAGTCCATACAAAACGAAGTCAGCAAGTGCGAATGATATTGCCAGTTGTCTGTGTCAGGTCTTTTATACACAAAGGTCTATCTAACCAATATGGTCAAAGAGCAATATCTGATAACAATGTCCAAGATAGATCCCTTGATTGATTAAAAAAGACGATGGAAACGCCATGCGTAATGGATACCTGCGTCCCATTCTGCACCATCAATATTCTAATCGTTCACCTGGAAATGTGAGACAATAAAGTATAACTCAGACGTTCAATAGTGGTTGTTGTTACAGAAGTCTACAACCCTGTCATAACACCTGTATCCAAGGCCCAGGTCCACCAACTCTAACTTCCACTTGCATTGACATGAATCGATCATTAAATATGCCATGGGAAAAAATGGCAAGTTAGATACACATTTGAAACACAAAGGCACCATATCATTACTGATGTTCTTAATATAGACCTAGTTGTAAAAGGATTATGACAGCGATATCGTTATGGCGTAACCTAAACAACGGATGAAGAAGGGTTTGAAGTGGACAGTGTTTGATGACGTACATCCTCCACTCTTATCTGGACTAAAGAGAGCCTCATTGACTGGAACCAACATTAGAGTTGTTAACCTATAGATTTTCTAAATAGTTAAGGAAGTAACTTCTGTGTATAATATAGTCTTTAAAAGCAGGAAAACATTTTAATTCAATTCATACAGATATGATATCCATTTAGAATGTTGTCAACGAAGCttgtcaatatatatatatttttttttttaaatgctggaATTGTTGTCAGGATACCACAGCCAAAGTGACATGCTGTTATGGAAATAGGAAACAAGAGATAATGGTTTAACATGGACCTGATGTCTCTTTTCATTGTGCACTTCACAGTAATGTAAAATATCAACTCATTTATATAGAACAACTGTAAGCCAGTCTGTCAGTTTCAAGCACTCCAAGGATGATGAGAATGCATAGGTGGCTCTTTCCTAGGAAgactggaggtgtgtgtgtggtaactgGAGTATTTGGGGTATGTTTGAGATGTTGTTCATTCAATTTTGAGATGTGGGTGTGGAAGAGAGTGTATTGTAGAAACTGTTTATTAATTAAAGGGAAATgaaaagtacactgctcaaaaaaataaagggaacacttaaacaacacaatgtaactccaagtcaatcacacttctgtgaaatcaaactgtccacttaggaagcaacactgattgacaatacatttcacatgctgttgtgcaaatggaatagacaaaaggtgtaaattataggcaattagcaagacacccccaataaaggagtgattctgcaggtggtgaccacagaccacttctcagttcctatgcttcctggctgatgttttggtcacttttgaatgttggcggtgctctcactctagtggtaacatgagacggagtctacaacccacacaagtggctcaggtagtgcagctcatccaggatggcacatcaatgcgagctgtggcaagaaggtttgctgtgtctgtcagcgtagtgtccagagcatggaggcgctaccaggagacaggccagtacatcaggagacgtggaggaggccgtaggagggcaacaacccagcagcaggaccgctacctccgcctttgtgcaaggaggagcactgccagagccctgcaaaatgacctccagcaggccacaaatgtgcatgtgtctgctcaaacggtcagaaacagactccatgagggtggtatgagggcccgacgtccacaggtgggggttgtgcttacagcccaacaccgtgcaggacgtttggcatttgccagagaacaccaggattggcaaattcgccactggcgccctgtgctcttcacagatgaaagcaggttcacactgagcacatgagcacatgtgacagacgtgacagagtctggagacgccgtggagaacgttctgctgcctgcaacatcctccagcatgaccggtttggcggtgggtcagtcatggtgtggggtggcatttctttgtggggccgcacagccctccatgtgctcgccagaggtaatCTGACtaccattaggtaccgagatgagatcctcagagcccttgtgagaccatatgctgacacatgcacatttgtggcctgctggaggtcattttgcagggctctggcagtgctactccttgcacgaaggcggaggtagcggtcctgctgctgggttgttgccctcctacggcctcctccacgtctcctgatgtactggcctgtctcctggtagcgcctccatgctctggacactacgctgacagacacagcaaaccttcttgccacagctcgcattgatgtgccatcctggatgagctgcactacctgagccacttgtgtgggttgtagactccgtctcatgttaccactagagtgagagcaccgccagcattcaaaagtgaccaaaacatcagccaggaagcataggaactgataagtggtctgtggtcaccacctgcagaatcactcctttattgggggcgtcttgctaattgcctataatttccaccttttgtctattccattttcacaacagcatgtgacatttattgtcaatcagtgttgcttcctaagtggacagtttgatttcacagaagtgtgattgacttggagtttcattgtgttgtttaagtgttccctttatttttttgagcagtgtataattatAGCAAAAAAGCATGTAAGATTGTTGATGTCCTAGATTAGAAATAAACCCATTTTGTTAGGGTCCTTCCACCTCCAGCTGTCTAAATTGTGCTGGCCCAGTCTGTGCTGTGTCCATCTTTTTTACTGGTGTAACTTCCTGTAAAGGAGGTATACCACTCCCTTCCATACTTGCTTTATCATAATAGCCCAGACACAAAGGCATTCCAGCTGACATTTGGAAGTAATTGCTCGTAGGCCAAAGACATATAGGACTCACCCTTTTGTTATTGTCTTACCTAATCGAGGCAGAACATCTCTACTTGTGATGATAGAACCAAAGAAAACAGTAGAAATAACAGAATGCCTGCCGAGTGATTAGGCACGCAATGGTGTCTTGGTTTCCCAGACATTCCTTGGATATACCTCTTGTCACGCGGTGCCAAAGAATAGTCAAGTCAAACACTTCCTTTTAACCTTTAGTGTCACCAGAGAATACATAGAAGCCATCAAGTTAAGTGCTTTTTTCATGTACAAGTGTATTGGCTGAATGAGGGGGCTTTGGGGTTTCAATGGGTGGTGGTTTGAGGATAGCGACAGTGAAGTCTTGATGGGGATGGGTTTACATAGCGAGGCATGTGGATCATTCATCACGTCGTCTTGTGGGTTCACCGTGTATGAATGATTTGTACTTTTGGGAggtaaaaaaaaagagaaaaatcttaagaatgtattcacaccccttgactttctacACATTTTGAGTTACAGATGGAATTTAAAATTGACACAATAaacattttgtgtcactggcctacacaaaataAACCCACAATGTGAAAGTAGAATTATGTTTGTATTATATAATAAAaagtgaaaagctgaaatgtcttgagtcaaaaagtattcaacccctttgttatggcaagcctaaataagttcaggagtaaaaattgcTTAAAaattcacataataagttacatggactcaccctgtgtacaataatagtgttcaatataatttttgaatgactacttcatctctgtaccagacacatacaattatctgtaaggtccctcagtcaagcagtgaatttcaagcacaggtTCAGCCacagagaccagggaggtttccaatgcctcgcatagaagggcacctattggtagatgggtagaaATTTAGAAAAGCTGACagtgaatattcctttgagcatggtgaagttattaattacactttggatggtgtatcaatacacccagacactacaaagatacatgcatcctttctaactcagttgccggagaggaaggaatctGCGCAGGGAtttcatgaggccaatggtgactttaaaacacttacagagtttaatggtagTAATAGGAGAAaagtgaggatggatcaacaacattgtagttactccacaacattaacctaaatgacagagtgaaaa
Coding sequences within:
- the LOC120032607 gene encoding cholecystokinin-like, which translates into the protein MSGLLVCVLMAALVGVGLTSPVSKSDGNTKQGGILPQLLARREAVWNAAENVAKREQDTQTSMARMERMAHLSEDQRESMSKQIMQAISEMMNQCPGRDYQGWVDFGRRGAE